GTACAGGTCAGGGTGGAGTGAATGAAGATGAGACTGAAATCCCTGTTACTGGTGATACTGATACCTGTACTGGTACAGGCCGCAGACCAGAACACGACCGTGACGGACGTGTCCCGTACGGATACGTCACAACATACGCAGAGCACCACGCAGTCGCTGCAACAGCAGGCTGGCCGGTGGGGGCTGAGTGAGGAGGACTGGGGGCGTTATCAGGCACTGATGGCGGGCCCCCGCGGGATACACTCACCGGGTCTTGACCCGCTGACAGCACTGGGTATTGAGGCCCGGACACCGGCTGAGCGCCGGGCGTATGCCGAAAAGTGGGTGAAGGAAGAGTATGCCCGTACAGAGAAGGAGCTGGCTTTTCAGCGGGAGGTTGATGCGGCATGGCAGCGTCTTTATCCCGGAAAGCTGCCGGTCAGCATGGGCAATACCGGTGTTCTGGCCGGGGACACCGGAGGCAGACTGGCGCTGTTTGTGAAGGCGAAGGACTGTGCGTCCTGTGATATCCGCCTGAGTAAGGTGCTGGCATCCGGTAAGCCGGTGGATATTTACCTGGTGGACAGTCAGGGGAAAGACGGGCTGCTTCGTCAGTGGGCACGTGAGCACAATATCCCACCAGAGAAGGTTCGCAGCCGGCATATCACCCTGAACCATGATGCGGGGCGCTGGCTGCGTTTTGGTGAGGGACAGATGCCGGTGGTACTGCAGCAGGGGGCGGACGGATGGCGCGTGGCTGCATTCTGACCGTTCTGCTGATGCTGGCAGGCAGCGGTATGTGTCAGTCTGTTGCACAGACCATTCCTGACGGGTATGTGCAGGTGGCCCGTGCACACGGTATTCCGGCAGAAGTGCTGTATGCCATCTCCCTGACAGAGACCGCCATGGCGCCCGGTGATGTGGCCGGCGTCATGCAGTATTCCCGCCGCGACGGGCGTCTTCCGGATGTCTCCCGCCCCTGGCCCTGGACAATCAATGTGGCCGGGAAGGGGTACCGTTATGCCAGCCGTCTGGAGGCCTGGCAGGCACTGCAGGTGTTTCTGAAACGTTATCCGGCCAGATGTATTGATGTCGGGATAGCGCAGGTCAATCTGGGGTGGAATGGTCATCGTTTTCCGTCAACATGGGCGGCTTTTGACCCGTACACCAGTCTTGAAACGGCGGCAGTCATTCTGCAGGAGTGCCGTCAGCGCCATCCTGACAGCTGGCTGAAGGCAGCCGGTTGTTATCATCATCCTGCCGGTGGAAAGCCGGCCGCCCGTTACACCGCCGTGGTCAGACGTCATCTGGACCGACTGCATGCCCGGTCAGCAGCAACAGGGATGACGCCACGGCAGACAGCCATGCTGACGCCTTCTCCCCGTTATATCTGGACTGAACCTCAGGAGAAACAGAAATGAAACAACACGGGCGAATTTATGCCCTGAGTCTGCTGCTGTTCTGTGCGGCGGCAGAAGCGGAACTGACGGTGATTGCTGACCTGGGTGGCAGGGATGCCGCGCCTTTTTTTGAGGGTATCAACCGGCAGGCACCGGCTTCTGCACCGGTTATTTCACCACAGCCTCTTCTGCAGGGAGAAGCCGCGATGCTGCCGGTCAGCACACCTGAAATGTCACCCGGCGAGGTGACACCACGCCCGCTTCAGCTACCGGGCATCGGTGCACTTTTCCTTGTGGGGGATGATGTGTATTCCCGCGCGTGGCTGCAGAAAAATGCGGCTGTGCTCCGGGCGCGTCATGCTGCCGGAATGGTGGTGAATGTGGCTGATGAAAACGGCCTGCGCACGCTGCGTGAACTGGCCCCCGGCGTGGCGATGGCACCGGCATCCGGTTCTGCGCTGGCCCGCCGGTTACAGCTGAAGTCTTATCCGGTACTGATAACGGACAACGGGCTGTCACAGGAGGTGGAGCCATGATGCAGGCACCTGTGATAACCGCAGCCCTGCTGGTCAGCCCGGTGCTGATGGTTTGTCTGGTGTTCT
The DNA window shown above is from Escherichia sp. E4742 and carries:
- a CDS encoding integrating conjugative element protein; translated protein: MKQHGRIYALSLLLFCAAAEAELTVIADLGGRDAAPFFEGINRQAPASAPVISPQPLLQGEAAMLPVSTPEMSPGEVTPRPLQLPGIGALFLVGDDVYSRAWLQKNAAVLRARHAAGMVVNVADENGLRTLRELAPGVAMAPASGSALARRLQLKSYPVLITDNGLSQEVEP
- a CDS encoding TIGR03759 family integrating conjugative element protein, with translation MRLKSLLLVILIPVLVQAADQNTTVTDVSRTDTSQHTQSTTQSLQQQAGRWGLSEEDWGRYQALMAGPRGIHSPGLDPLTALGIEARTPAERRAYAEKWVKEEYARTEKELAFQREVDAAWQRLYPGKLPVSMGNTGVLAGDTGGRLALFVKAKDCASCDIRLSKVLASGKPVDIYLVDSQGKDGLLRQWAREHNIPPEKVRSRHITLNHDAGRWLRFGEGQMPVVLQQGADGWRVAAF
- a CDS encoding transglycosylase encodes the protein MARGCILTVLLMLAGSGMCQSVAQTIPDGYVQVARAHGIPAEVLYAISLTETAMAPGDVAGVMQYSRRDGRLPDVSRPWPWTINVAGKGYRYASRLEAWQALQVFLKRYPARCIDVGIAQVNLGWNGHRFPSTWAAFDPYTSLETAAVILQECRQRHPDSWLKAAGCYHHPAGGKPAARYTAVVRRHLDRLHARSAATGMTPRQTAMLTPSPRYIWTEPQEKQK